The following are from one region of the Thermococcus cleftensis genome:
- a CDS encoding ribosome assembly factor SBDS, with amino-acid sequence MPISVDKAVIARLKTHGETFEILVDPYLARDFKEGKEVPIEEILATPYVFKDAHKGDKASEHEMEKIFGTSDPYEVAKIILRKGDVQLTAEQRRQMLEDKRRYIATIIHRHAVDPRTGYPHPVDRILRAMEEAGVHIDLFKDAEAQVPGVIKAIRPLLPIKLEMKVIAVKIPGDYVGRAYGEVRKFGTIKREEWASDGSWMFLIEIPGGVEEEFYEKLNALTKGEAVTKLIERKGL; translated from the coding sequence ATGCCCATAAGCGTTGATAAAGCAGTCATCGCCCGTCTGAAGACGCACGGCGAGACCTTCGAGATACTCGTTGACCCCTACCTCGCGAGGGACTTCAAGGAGGGCAAGGAGGTCCCCATCGAGGAGATACTGGCCACGCCCTACGTCTTCAAGGACGCCCACAAGGGGGACAAGGCGAGCGAGCATGAGATGGAGAAGATATTCGGCACCAGCGACCCCTACGAGGTGGCCAAGATAATCCTCCGGAAGGGCGACGTTCAGCTCACCGCGGAGCAGAGGAGGCAGATGCTCGAGGACAAGAGGCGCTACATAGCGACGATTATTCACAGGCACGCCGTGGACCCGAGGACCGGCTACCCGCACCCCGTTGATAGGATCCTCCGGGCGATGGAGGAAGCCGGGGTCCACATAGACCTCTTCAAGGACGCCGAGGCCCAGGTTCCAGGAGTGATCAAGGCCATAAGGCCTCTTCTCCCGATAAAGCTGGAGATGAAGGTCATAGCCGTCAAGATACCCGGTGACTACGTCGGCAGGGCCTACGGTGAGGTCAGGAAGTTCGGGACGATAAAGCGCGAGGAGTGGGCCAGCGACGGCTCGTGGATGTTCCTAATTGAGATTCCTGGAGGAGTCGAGGAGGAGTTTTATGAGAAGCTCAACGCCCTCACGAAGGGCGAGGCTGTAACTAAACTGATAGAGAGGAAGGGACTATGA
- the psmA gene encoding archaeal proteasome endopeptidase complex subunit alpha, producing the protein MAFVPPQAGYDRAITVFSPDGRLFQVNYAREAVKRGATAVGVKWKEGVVLAVEKRITSRLIEPSSYEKIFQIDDHIAAAPSGIIADARVLVDRARLEAQIYRLTYGEPVPLTVLVKKICDLKQAHTQYGGVRPFGAALLMAGVNDKPELYETDPSGAYFEWKAVAIGSGRNTAMAIFEEHYDENLDMEGAVKLAILALAKTLEEPSPESIEVAYITMDDKRWRKLSTEDIRRYLSEIIEEAKEEEVEEREEDYSELDSNY; encoded by the coding sequence ATGGCGTTTGTACCACCACAGGCAGGTTACGACAGGGCCATTACGGTTTTCAGCCCTGATGGAAGGCTCTTCCAGGTGAACTACGCCCGGGAGGCAGTGAAAAGGGGAGCCACCGCGGTAGGAGTTAAGTGGAAGGAAGGCGTTGTTCTCGCGGTTGAGAAGAGGATAACCAGCAGGCTCATAGAGCCGAGCAGCTATGAAAAGATTTTCCAGATTGACGACCACATAGCGGCCGCTCCGAGCGGTATAATAGCCGATGCAAGGGTTCTCGTTGATAGGGCCAGGCTGGAGGCCCAGATTTACCGCCTGACCTACGGCGAACCCGTTCCGCTCACCGTTCTGGTGAAGAAGATTTGTGATTTGAAGCAGGCCCACACCCAGTACGGCGGTGTGAGGCCCTTCGGTGCCGCCCTGCTCATGGCGGGCGTTAACGACAAGCCCGAGCTCTACGAGACAGACCCGAGCGGTGCCTACTTCGAGTGGAAGGCCGTTGCAATAGGCAGCGGAAGGAACACCGCTATGGCCATCTTTGAGGAGCACTACGACGAGAACCTCGACATGGAGGGGGCGGTAAAGCTCGCCATCTTGGCCCTAGCGAAGACCCTTGAGGAGCCGAGTCCGGAGAGCATTGAGGTCGCTTACATAACCATGGACGACAAGCGCTGGAGGAAGCTCTCCACTGAGGACATCAGGAGATACCTGAGCGAGATAATCGAGGAGGCCAAGGAGGAGGAAGTCGAGGAGAGGGAAGAGGACTACTCCGAGCTGGACAGCAACTACTGA
- a CDS encoding HIT family protein: MECPFCSARPGTILYEDELIRILLDSYPASRGHLLVVPRRHVESWWELSEEEKVALIRGMELAMEKLAQVLKPDGFNVGINLGRAAGQTVPHLHLHVIPRREGDCAHPRGGVRKAVLDLEDENLSLKERWVKNRLSGEEVERLREAFEQHFE, encoded by the coding sequence ATGGAGTGCCCGTTCTGCAGCGCAAGACCCGGAACAATCCTTTACGAGGACGAGCTGATTAGAATACTCCTCGACTCTTACCCCGCGAGCAGGGGCCACCTACTGGTGGTTCCGAGGAGGCACGTCGAGAGCTGGTGGGAGTTGAGCGAGGAAGAAAAGGTCGCCCTGATCAGGGGCATGGAGCTGGCGATGGAGAAGCTGGCACAGGTACTGAAGCCAGACGGGTTCAACGTCGGAATAAACCTGGGCAGGGCCGCCGGCCAGACCGTTCCGCACCTCCACCTCCACGTGATTCCCCGCCGGGAAGGTGACTGCGCTCACCCCCGGGGAGGGGTCAGGAAGGCGGTTCTGGACCTGGAGGACGAGAACCTCAGCCTGAAAGAGCGCTGGGTAAAGAACAGGCTGAGCGGGGAAGAGGTCGAGAGGCTGAGGGAGGCGTTTGAACAACACTTTGAGTGA
- a CDS encoding CGP-CTERM sorting domain-containing protein yields the protein MRRLLISLFLGFLLMSSTSVTTALSLWDVINKNETVIDVFIFGSGPKMPCNPFNDSGIYEIQVVYPFNDTHYKIVSYYSNGSIEQEYIPAYPRYNFTIATWDLDRVVGYYQNHIQSPSPCVDPENITRWVILMGGHSIIIRAYPTKYEGVYDEIVCLTPQNPSCRVSGSKPPQKPETSRTEDTTSNGKETCGPALLVGLTLAPLILRWKGHVDEK from the coding sequence TTGAGGCGTCTCCTGATTTCCTTGTTTCTTGGATTCCTCCTAATGTCCTCCACTAGCGTCACCACGGCACTCAGCCTCTGGGACGTCATAAACAAAAACGAAACCGTAATCGACGTTTTTATATTCGGCTCAGGCCCCAAAATGCCGTGCAACCCATTCAATGACTCCGGAATCTATGAAATCCAAGTCGTTTATCCATTCAACGACACCCACTACAAGATAGTCAGCTACTATTCGAACGGAAGCATTGAACAGGAATATATTCCAGCGTATCCGAGATACAATTTCACAATAGCCACCTGGGATCTCGATAGGGTAGTTGGATACTACCAGAATCATATTCAGTCCCCATCTCCCTGCGTTGATCCCGAAAACATTACAAGGTGGGTAATCCTCATGGGAGGGCACTCCATCATTATAAGGGCATACCCGACAAAATATGAAGGAGTCTACGACGAAATCGTCTGCCTAACTCCCCAAAACCCATCATGCAGAGTCTCAGGATCCAAACCACCACAGAAACCGGAAACCTCAAGGACCGAAGACACAACCTCAAACGGAAAAGAAACCTGCGGTCCAGCTTTGTTAGTTGGATTAACGTTGGCTCCCCTGATCCTGAGATGGAAGGGGCACGTAGATGAAAAGTGA
- a CDS encoding nucleotide pyrophosphohydrolase, with protein MDFRELEERLVAFRDVRNWAKYHTPKNLAISAAVELGELLEHFQWGSDGEILEAVKDPAKREAIADEIADVVIYLTLLAHELDIDLDEAVERKLEKNGEKYPAKKY; from the coding sequence ATGGACTTCCGGGAGCTTGAGGAAAGGCTCGTGGCCTTCCGAGATGTGAGGAACTGGGCTAAGTACCACACGCCGAAGAACCTGGCCATCTCGGCTGCGGTCGAGCTGGGCGAGCTTCTGGAGCACTTTCAGTGGGGGAGCGATGGGGAGATACTCGAAGCGGTGAAAGACCCGGCCAAGAGGGAAGCCATAGCCGACGAAATAGCCGACGTCGTAATTTACCTAACGTTACTAGCCCACGAACTGGACATAGACCTTGACGAGGCGGTTGAGAGGAAGCTGGAGAAGAACGGGGAGAAGTATCCGGCCAAGAAATATTGA
- the iorA gene encoding indolepyruvate ferredoxin oxidoreductase subunit alpha — MEVVKAYPSDSAEVKGEKREKKLLMGNEAIAYGALESGIAFATGYPGTPSTEVIETIARLKPEVFAEWAPNEKVALEEAAGVAYTGLRALVTMKCVGLNVAADPLMSLAYSGVEGGLVILVADDPGPHTSQTEQDDRYYGKLSLLPVLEPADPQEAHDLIIYAYELSERYKVPVIFRTTTRVNHTTADVEVGEFIELNRKPVFKKDIERYVRASMEGNRKRHRWLNETLRKIEEEFNSMPFNRVEGSGRIGIIVEGAPYNYVREVLPKLDGDFRVLKLSTPHPLPRKLVVEFLKGVDFAIVIEDGAPFLEEEVKIAAYEAGLNVPIYGKRTGHLPLEGELTPSLVRNALLGLIGESEETYEKPEEVKLAESLAPKRPPVMCPGCPHRGSYRAALDALRDLKLGRYSVPIHGDIGCYALSLLPPLEAIWTEFVMGASISLANGQSVVMDKKIIATIGDSTFFHNGIQPLIDAVYKNLNVLVMILDNRTTAMTGHQPHPGTGGSETGRKFNEIDIEALVKALGVRYAKTVDPYDLKATREAIKEAMQVEGPAVIIAKQECVIPVIRRGEIGEIPLVIEDKCTGCKACILLTGCPALVYDPETNKVRIDSLLCTGCGVCNQTCPFDAIKFPSELEKGA, encoded by the coding sequence ATGGAGGTGGTCAAGGCTTACCCTTCTGATTCGGCCGAAGTAAAGGGCGAAAAGCGCGAGAAGAAGCTTCTCATGGGTAACGAGGCCATAGCCTACGGCGCCCTCGAGAGCGGCATCGCCTTCGCCACAGGCTACCCGGGAACCCCATCAACAGAGGTCATCGAGACCATCGCGAGGCTCAAGCCAGAGGTCTTCGCCGAGTGGGCGCCCAACGAGAAGGTTGCCCTCGAGGAGGCCGCGGGAGTTGCCTACACCGGATTAAGAGCCCTCGTGACTATGAAGTGCGTCGGCCTGAACGTTGCCGCCGACCCGCTGATGAGCTTAGCCTATTCTGGCGTCGAAGGTGGCCTGGTAATCCTCGTTGCCGACGACCCGGGGCCACATACAAGCCAGACGGAGCAGGACGACCGCTACTACGGCAAGCTCTCGCTCCTGCCTGTTCTCGAACCTGCAGATCCACAGGAGGCCCACGACCTGATAATCTACGCCTACGAGCTGAGCGAGCGCTATAAGGTTCCGGTAATATTCCGCACGACAACGAGGGTGAACCACACGACGGCCGACGTCGAGGTCGGCGAGTTCATCGAGCTAAACCGGAAGCCGGTCTTCAAGAAGGACATAGAGCGCTACGTCAGGGCCAGCATGGAGGGCAACAGGAAGAGGCACAGGTGGCTCAACGAAACTCTGAGAAAGATCGAGGAGGAGTTCAACTCGATGCCCTTCAACCGGGTCGAGGGGAGCGGCAGGATTGGAATAATCGTCGAGGGGGCGCCCTACAACTACGTGCGCGAGGTTCTGCCCAAGCTCGACGGCGACTTCAGGGTTCTCAAGCTCTCAACGCCCCACCCACTCCCGAGGAAGCTCGTCGTGGAGTTCCTTAAGGGTGTGGACTTCGCGATAGTTATCGAGGACGGTGCGCCCTTCCTTGAGGAGGAAGTCAAGATTGCCGCATACGAGGCCGGGCTCAACGTGCCGATATACGGCAAGAGGACCGGCCATCTGCCCCTTGAGGGGGAGCTGACGCCTTCACTGGTCAGGAACGCCCTGCTGGGGCTTATCGGTGAAAGTGAGGAGACCTACGAGAAGCCCGAGGAGGTAAAGCTCGCCGAAAGCCTTGCCCCGAAGAGGCCTCCTGTTATGTGCCCGGGCTGTCCCCACAGGGGGAGCTACCGCGCCGCGTTGGACGCGCTGAGGGATTTAAAGCTCGGTCGCTACTCGGTTCCGATACACGGGGACATAGGCTGCTACGCCCTCTCGCTCCTCCCGCCGCTTGAAGCGATATGGACCGAGTTCGTCATGGGCGCGAGCATAAGCCTTGCCAACGGCCAGAGCGTCGTGATGGACAAGAAGATAATCGCCACGATTGGTGACTCGACCTTCTTCCACAACGGAATCCAGCCGCTCATCGATGCCGTCTACAAGAACCTGAACGTTCTCGTCATGATACTCGACAACAGGACAACGGCCATGACCGGCCACCAGCCGCACCCAGGAACGGGGGGAAGCGAAACCGGCAGGAAGTTCAACGAGATTGACATCGAGGCTCTGGTCAAGGCGTTGGGAGTCAGGTACGCCAAGACAGTTGACCCCTACGACCTCAAGGCAACGAGGGAGGCAATAAAGGAGGCCATGCAGGTTGAAGGGCCGGCGGTGATAATAGCAAAGCAGGAGTGCGTCATTCCGGTCATAAGGCGCGGTGAGATAGGCGAGATACCGCTCGTCATCGAGGACAAGTGCACAGGCTGCAAGGCGTGCATACTCCTCACCGGCTGTCCCGCCCTAGTCTACGACCCGGAGACGAACAAGGTCCGGATAGACAGCCTGCTCTGTACGGGCTGTGGCGTCTGCAACCAGACGTGTCCGTTCGATGCGATTAAGTTCCCGAGCGAGCTGGAGAAGGGGGCTTAA
- a CDS encoding DUF4152 family protein: protein MRIVSADTGGALLTEDYEPVGLIATAAVLVERPYRTATLSVVRYADPFDYDMSGRQAIRDEALLAVELARKVKPDVVHLDSTIGGIEVRKLDEPTIDALTITDRGKEVWKDLAKELQPLAKKLWEETGIEIIAIGKWSVPVRIAEIYSGIYTAKWAIERAKEEGKVRVGLPRYMRVEIRPGKIYGESLDPREGGLFGEIEAETEGIGWELYPNPLVRRYMVLEVWRE from the coding sequence TGGGGCTTTGCTGACCGAGGACTACGAGCCGGTTGGGCTTATAGCGACGGCCGCCGTGCTGGTTGAGAGGCCTTACAGGACGGCGACGCTGAGCGTGGTTCGCTACGCCGACCCCTTCGACTACGACATGAGCGGCAGGCAGGCGATTAGAGATGAAGCACTCCTTGCGGTTGAGCTTGCTCGAAAAGTCAAGCCCGACGTCGTTCACCTCGACTCGACGATAGGAGGAATAGAGGTCAGGAAGCTCGACGAGCCGACCATAGACGCCCTGACGATAACAGACAGGGGCAAGGAGGTCTGGAAGGATTTGGCCAAGGAATTACAGCCTCTGGCCAAAAAGCTCTGGGAGGAGACTGGAATTGAGATAATCGCCATCGGAAAGTGGAGCGTCCCGGTGAGGATAGCGGAGATATACTCCGGAATCTACACAGCCAAATGGGCGATTGAGCGTGCGAAGGAAGAAGGTAAGGTAAGGGTCGGACTGCCAAGGTACATGCGGGTGGAGATAAGGCCGGGAAAAATCTACGGGGAAAGCTTGGACCCCCGCGAGGGCGGCCTATTCGGTGAGATTGAAGCGGAAACAGAGGGAATCGGCTGGGAGCTGTACCCCAATCCTCTCGTGAGGCGCTATATGGTTCTTGAGGTTTGGCGGGAGTGA